The sequence below is a genomic window from Streptomyces sudanensis.
CGCCCCGTAGGGGCGGCCCCCGGGACCTTCCGTACCCCGGATGTGCCGTACCCCGGACCTGCCCCGGCACCCGGCCCTGCGGTGCGCCCGGCCCCGGCCCCGGCGGGCCGCCCGGGGCGGTGGTCCCGCGGGCGCGCCCGTCCGGCACTGCCCCGACAGGGCATGTCATGACCGTATGGCGATACGGGCATGACAGACCGTCCCGTGCGGCGTTACCGTCGAGCGGACGACGTGGCGCGGGACGGCAACGCCCCGGACAGGAAGTGGAGCGGCCAGTGGCGGCCAGGAACGACGGCGGGGGCGGTCAGAGGACGGGACTCCTCTACGGGATCGGGGCCTACGGCATCTGGGGGCTCTTCCCCCTGTACTGGCCCCTGCTGGAGCCGTCGGGCGCGGTGGAGATCCTCGCCCACCGCATGGCCTGGTCGCTGGTGGCCGTGGCGCTCGCGCTGCTGGTCCTGCGGCGCTGGGCGTGGATACCCCCGCTGCTGCGGCAGCCGCGGAGACTGGCGCTCGTCGCGGCCGGGGCGGCGGTGATCACCCTGAACTGGGGCGTCTACATCTGGGCCGTGAACGCCGGCCACGTCGTCGAGTCGTCCCTCGGGTACTTCATCAACCCGCTGGTCACCATCACCATGGGCGTCGTCCTGCTGAAGGAGCGGCTGCGGCCGGTGCAGTGGGCGGCGGTCGGCGTCGCCTTCGCGGCGGTGGTCGTGCTGGCCGTCGGGTACGGCAGGCCGCCGTGGATCTCGCTGGTGCTGGCGTTCTCCTTCGCGACGTACGGGCTGGTGAAGAAGAAGGTCAACCTGGGCGGCCTGGAGTCGCTGGGCGCCGAGACGGCGGTCGTCTTCCTCCCGGCCGTCGGGTACCTCGTGTGGCTGGGCGCGCAGGGGTCCGCCACGTTCGGCACGGCGGGGGCGGGTCATACGGCGCTGCTCG
It includes:
- the rarD gene encoding EamA family transporter RarD; amino-acid sequence: MTVWRYGHDRPSRAALPSSGRRGAGRQRPGQEVERPVAARNDGGGGQRTGLLYGIGAYGIWGLFPLYWPLLEPSGAVEILAHRMAWSLVAVALALLVLRRWAWIPPLLRQPRRLALVAAGAAVITLNWGVYIWAVNAGHVVESSLGYFINPLVTITMGVVLLKERLRPVQWAAVGVAFAAVVVLAVGYGRPPWISLVLAFSFATYGLVKKKVNLGGLESLGAETAVVFLPAVGYLVWLGAQGSATFGTAGAGHTALLVSTGLVTAVPLVCFGAAAIRVPLSTLGLLQYLAPVFQFLMGVVYFREAMPPERWAGFALVWLALTLLTWDALRGARRTRRARAALARTVAEAAAPEAAAX